A region from the Curtobacterium sp. MCBA15_012 genome encodes:
- the msrA gene encoding peptide-methionine (S)-S-oxide reductase MsrA: protein MTTFVLAGGCFWCLDAVYRTLQGVQDVVSGYVGGATENPSYEAVCTGATGHAEAVAVTFDESVIPAEVILDVFFTLHDPRQLNRQGADVGTQYRSAMFPADDEQRALFERAIERASDIWDGGIVTTIEPLGTFYRAEEYHQDFFAKNPGQGYCMAVALPKVNKVRKAYSQYILAS from the coding sequence ATGACGACGTTCGTGCTCGCAGGTGGATGTTTCTGGTGTCTCGACGCCGTGTACCGCACGCTCCAGGGTGTGCAGGACGTGGTGTCCGGGTACGTCGGCGGCGCGACGGAGAACCCGTCGTACGAGGCCGTGTGCACCGGAGCCACCGGCCACGCCGAGGCGGTCGCGGTGACCTTCGACGAGTCGGTCATCCCGGCCGAGGTCATCCTCGACGTCTTCTTCACGCTCCACGACCCGCGCCAGCTCAACCGCCAGGGGGCCGACGTCGGCACCCAGTACCGCTCGGCGATGTTCCCCGCGGACGACGAGCAGCGTGCCCTGTTCGAGCGGGCGATCGAGCGCGCATCGGACATCTGGGACGGCGGCATCGTGACGACGATCGAGCCGCTGGGTACCTTCTACCGTGCGGAGGAGTACCACCAGGACTTCTTCGCGAAGAACCCCGGTCAGGGCTACTGCATGGCGGTGGCGCTGCCCAAGGTGAACAAGGTGCGCAAGGCCTACAGTCAGTACATCCTGGCGTCCTGA
- a CDS encoding cytidylyltransferase domain-containing protein yields the protein MRSPGTVVAVVPARAGSKGLPGKNLRTVGGRSLVRRTVESLLRAETVDLVVVSTDGDAIAAEAAAAGARVVRRPPELSGDEASSESAVLHVLDLLADGARGEENTGTGTPVTRATPPPSSIPPAVVLLVQATSPFIDPADVDTAVRRVRDGHADAVFAATPSHAFLWRTAEDGSARAVNHDAAVRPRRQDREPEYRETGAFYALAHDRFRATGHRFSGRVEFVVVDPRGAVDVDDAADLELAATLAERLDRPDPRDDQHRDQLPPAEQHRDQLPPAEQPRPEQHRDPLPPAELPRPEQRPAGQPPAPSDRPAPARWPLAPTQNGTP from the coding sequence ATGCGCTCCCCCGGAACCGTCGTCGCCGTGGTGCCGGCCCGCGCGGGGTCGAAGGGTCTGCCGGGCAAGAACCTCCGCACGGTCGGCGGGCGCTCGCTCGTGCGTCGCACCGTCGAGTCGCTGCTGCGCGCCGAGACCGTCGACCTCGTGGTCGTGTCGACCGACGGGGACGCGATCGCGGCCGAGGCGGCCGCCGCCGGGGCACGGGTCGTCCGACGTCCGCCGGAACTGTCCGGCGACGAGGCGTCGTCGGAGTCCGCGGTGCTGCACGTCCTCGACCTCCTGGCGGACGGCGCGCGGGGCGAGGAGAACACGGGCACGGGCACTCCCGTCACCCGGGCGACGCCCCCGCCCTCCTCGATCCCGCCGGCCGTCGTGCTCCTCGTGCAGGCGACCTCGCCGTTCATCGACCCCGCCGACGTCGACACCGCCGTGCGCCGGGTGCGCGACGGTCACGCCGACGCGGTGTTCGCCGCCACGCCCTCGCACGCGTTCCTCTGGCGGACCGCCGAGGACGGCAGCGCCCGCGCGGTGAACCACGACGCCGCCGTCCGACCCCGTCGCCAGGACCGGGAGCCCGAGTACCGCGAGACAGGTGCCTTCTACGCCCTCGCGCACGACCGGTTCCGTGCGACCGGCCACCGGTTCTCGGGGCGGGTGGAGTTCGTCGTGGTCGATCCTCGCGGCGCGGTCGACGTCGACGACGCGGCGGACCTGGAACTCGCGGCCACGCTCGCCGAGCGTCTCGACCGCCCCGACCCACGCGACGACCAGCACCGAGACCAGCTGCCCCCAGCCGAGCAGCACCGAGACCAGCTACCCCCAGCCGAGCAGCCCCGACCCGAACAGCACCGAGACCCGCTGCCCCCAGCCGAGCTGCCCCGGCCCGAACAGCGACCAGCCGGACAACCGCCAGCCCCCTCCGACCGCCCCGCCCCCGCGCGGTGGCCCCTCGCACCGACCCAGAACGGAACGCCATGA
- a CDS encoding single-stranded DNA-binding protein: MNDTITVCGIIATEPRHLVTDTGIAITSMRLASPSRRWDRSTSTWTNGATNWFTVTAFRSLAANVYKSLKKGDRVVVTGRVRIRTWERDGRGGTSVEIDAEGIGHDLAWGISNWIRVPRHASETTAAPGTSPTVDPTTGEVHGHDEAGAVDGAEADGGPAHREDLPDPAEAAEHTAVALDGEFAPPSAPPGGEDPDDAGYPDGGLGAAPGVDHLTGRPAA, encoded by the coding sequence ATGAACGACACCATCACGGTCTGCGGGATCATCGCCACCGAACCCCGCCACCTCGTCACCGACACCGGCATCGCCATCACGAGCATGCGACTGGCCTCTCCGTCCCGCCGATGGGACCGGTCCACCTCGACCTGGACCAACGGTGCGACCAACTGGTTCACCGTGACCGCGTTCCGGTCGCTCGCCGCCAACGTGTACAAGTCCTTGAAGAAGGGCGACCGCGTCGTCGTCACCGGTCGGGTGCGGATCCGCACGTGGGAGCGGGACGGGCGCGGCGGCACCTCGGTGGAGATCGACGCCGAGGGCATCGGCCACGACCTCGCGTGGGGCATCAGCAACTGGATCCGCGTCCCGCGGCACGCGAGCGAGACCACCGCCGCCCCCGGCACGTCACCGACCGTCGACCCGACCACGGGCGAGGTGCACGGCCACGACGAGGCAGGTGCCGTCGACGGCGCCGAGGCCGACGGCGGACCCGCCCACCGCGAGGACCTGCCCGACCCGGCCGAGGCGGCGGAACACACCGCGGTGGCGCTCGACGGGGAGTTCGCGCCGCCGTCCGCACCGCCCGGCGGCGAGGACCCCGACGACGCCGGGTACCCCGACGGCGGTCTCGGAGCAGCGCCCGGCGTCGACCACCTCACCGGACGTCCGGCGGCCTGA